A genomic stretch from Mycobacterium malmoense includes:
- a CDS encoding DNA polymerase IV, protein MKPNWVLHVDLDQFLASVELRRHPELAGLPVIVGGNGDPTEPRKVVTCASYEAREFGVHAGMPLRTAARRCPPNSGVTFLPSDPAAYDAASDQVMGLLRDLGHPVEVWGWDEAYVGVTAGDPHDVAEEIRTIIASETGLSCSVGISDNKQRAKVATGFAKPAGVFALTDANWMSVMADRPVEALWGVGPKTAKKLAALGITTVRELAHGDAESLTSAFGPRIGLWLLLLAKGGGDEHVSTEPWIPRSRSHVVTFPRDLTDRAEMDSAVTELARRALDDVVASGRIVTRVAVTARTATFHTRTKVRKLAAPTTDADTITAAALRVLGLVLDLFELERPVRLLGVRLELVMPE, encoded by the coding sequence ATGAAGCCCAACTGGGTCCTGCACGTCGACCTCGACCAGTTTCTGGCGTCGGTCGAGCTGCGCCGCCATCCCGAACTGGCCGGGCTGCCGGTCATCGTGGGCGGCAACGGCGATCCCACCGAACCGCGCAAGGTCGTCACCTGCGCCTCCTATGAGGCCCGCGAATTCGGTGTGCACGCGGGCATGCCGTTGCGTACCGCCGCCCGCCGCTGCCCCCCAAACTCGGGGGTCACCTTTTTGCCGTCGGATCCGGCCGCCTACGACGCGGCGTCCGACCAGGTGATGGGGCTGCTGCGCGACCTGGGACACCCGGTCGAGGTGTGGGGCTGGGATGAGGCCTACGTCGGGGTGACGGCAGGCGATCCCCACGATGTGGCAGAAGAAATCCGGACGATCATCGCCTCGGAGACCGGGCTGTCCTGTTCGGTGGGCATCAGCGACAACAAGCAGCGCGCCAAGGTCGCCACCGGCTTCGCCAAACCCGCCGGCGTCTTCGCGCTCACCGACGCCAACTGGATGTCCGTGATGGCCGACCGTCCGGTCGAGGCGCTGTGGGGGGTGGGGCCCAAGACTGCGAAAAAGCTTGCGGCCCTGGGAATCACGACGGTCCGGGAGCTTGCCCACGGCGATGCCGAGTCGCTGACGTCCGCGTTCGGACCCCGCATCGGCCTGTGGCTGCTGCTGCTGGCCAAGGGCGGCGGTGACGAGCACGTCAGCACCGAACCATGGATCCCGCGCTCCCGCAGCCACGTCGTCACCTTCCCGCGCGACCTCACCGACCGCGCCGAAATGGACTCGGCGGTAACGGAATTGGCCCGACGAGCACTCGACGACGTGGTGGCGTCGGGGCGGATCGTCACCCGCGTGGCGGTCACCGCGCGAACCGCGACGTTTCACACCCGCACCAAGGTCCGCAAGCTGGCCGCGCCCACCACCGATGCCGACACCATCACGGCCGCCGCCCTGCGCGTCCTAGGCCTAGTCCTAGACCTGTTCGAGCTGGAGCGGCCGGTTCGGCTACTCGGGGTGCGACTCGAGTTGGTCATGCCGGAGTAG
- a CDS encoding TetR/AcrR family transcriptional regulator, translating into MSGDVERLGELPVCAPQEPQHERGDAARNRALLLEAARSLVAERGADAVTMDDVAAAAGVGKGTLFRRFGSRAALMMVLLDEDERASQQAFLFGPPPLGPDAPPLDRLVAFGRERIRFVHNHHALLSAANRDPQTRYGPPAAVQRTHVRVLLAAAHTTGDLDAQTDALLALLDADHVEHQLTDGGHTPKTLGDAWESLARKLCGR; encoded by the coding sequence GTGAGCGGTGATGTCGAGCGGTTGGGCGAGTTGCCCGTGTGCGCACCGCAAGAGCCTCAACACGAGCGCGGTGACGCGGCGCGCAACCGCGCGCTGCTGCTGGAGGCGGCCCGCAGCCTGGTCGCCGAGCGCGGCGCGGACGCCGTCACCATGGACGACGTCGCCGCAGCGGCCGGCGTGGGCAAGGGCACGCTGTTTCGCCGGTTCGGCAGCCGGGCGGCCCTGATGATGGTGCTGCTCGACGAGGACGAGCGGGCCAGCCAGCAGGCCTTTCTCTTCGGCCCACCGCCCCTGGGACCCGACGCCCCACCGCTGGATCGGCTGGTGGCATTCGGCCGGGAGCGGATCCGCTTCGTCCATAACCACCACGCGCTGCTGTCGGCGGCCAACCGCGACCCGCAGACCCGCTACGGCCCGCCGGCCGCCGTCCAGCGCACCCACGTGCGGGTGCTGCTGGCCGCGGCGCACACCACCGGCGACCTCGACGCCCAGACCGACGCCCTGCTGGCCCTGCTGGACGCCGACCACGTGGAGCATCAACTCACCGACGGCGGGCACACCCCGAAGACGCTGGGCGACGCGTGGGAGAGCCTGGCACGCAAGCTCTGCGGGCGGTGA
- a CDS encoding NAD(P)H-dependent oxidoreductase: protein MAENIKVLTLVGSLRAASINRQIAELAAAVAPDGVTVTVFEGLAELPFYNEEIDPAVADDVRDAPAPVAALRAAAADADAALVVTPEYNGSIPAVIKNAIDWLSRPFGNGALKGKPLAVIGGSLGQYGGVWAHDETRKSFGIAGARVVEALKLSVPFKSLEGKAPAEHAELSANVRDVVGKLAAEAG, encoded by the coding sequence GTGGCAGAGAACATCAAAGTCTTGACGTTAGTGGGCAGCCTGCGTGCGGCGTCGATCAACCGTCAGATCGCCGAGCTGGCGGCGGCGGTCGCCCCGGACGGCGTCACGGTCACCGTGTTCGAAGGGCTGGCGGAGCTGCCCTTCTACAACGAAGAGATCGACCCCGCGGTGGCCGACGACGTCCGGGATGCGCCCGCGCCGGTGGCCGCGCTGCGCGCCGCGGCGGCCGACGCGGACGCCGCCCTGGTGGTCACCCCGGAGTACAACGGCAGCATTCCGGCGGTTATCAAGAACGCGATCGACTGGCTATCCCGCCCGTTCGGCAACGGGGCGCTGAAGGGTAAGCCCTTGGCGGTCATCGGGGGATCCCTGGGGCAGTACGGCGGGGTGTGGGCGCACGACGAGACCCGCAAGTCGTTCGGCATCGCCGGTGCCCGGGTGGTCGAGGCGCTCAAGCTGTCGGTGCCGTTCAAGAGCCTGGAAGGCAAGGCGCCGGCGGAACACGCCGAGCTCTCGGCGAACGTGCGTGACGTCGTCGGCAAGCTCGCCGCCGAGGCTGGCTGA